The Roseiconus lacunae nucleotide sequence AGCCAGCTGCTGGCGGAGCCGTGATGGTCGCCGGTGGTGCAGCCGGTGGCGGTGAAGCAGAAGCTGAAGCCGAAAAGACCGAATTCGACGTCGTCCTGACCGGGTTCGGCGACAAGAAGCTGAACGTCGTCAAGGTCGTCAAAAACCTGACCGGCGCTTCGCTGATGGAAGCCAAAAAGATGGTCGAAGGCGTTCCTGCGACCCTCAAAGAAGCGGTTTCCAAAGAAGACGCCGAAAAAATCAAAGCCGAGATCGAAGAAGCAGGCGGTTCGGTCGAACTCAAGTAGTTCACCCTACCCCTCCGCTCGATCGCTCGTATTCCCGATCGGTTGTACACTCAAAGACTCTGCGTTGCGACGTCGCGACGCAGGGTTTTTGTTTGCGCACTACGAAACACTCCTTCCCAGTTACACTCCCCGGCCTGACAGACCAAATAACCTCCCAGGCCAAACAAACGGGCAAACGATTGCCTATGCCGAACCCAATTCCAGCAAACGCTCGACCTTTGGCTCGCCATAAACAGCCCCTGCGGTATGGACGGTGAGGTTGCCCAGCATCTTGGCGACCCCGGGACTATGCGTGTGCCCGCAATACACTTGCAATTCGACCGCCGGGTGCGCCCGCGCGTAATCAAGCAAGACCTCACCAAACTGGCCACAGACAAAAAATGGCGCCCAATTATCGTCGGCCGTCTGGCCGTTGTACCAGCATGACTCTCGAAACGGCGGGACATGGGTCGCCACGTGAACCACTCTTGCGTTCCCCGGCAATCCCTCCAGCTTACTCCCGAGCCGCTCGGCCGACTCGCGCCCCAATTGCATCAACCGATCGAGCCACTCGCCTGGCTGCTGCGCGGCGAAATCTTCGATCAGGGCGAAGTCGTTTAGCCGAACCGGCGAACCAACATAATCACCGACCGTTCCGTCACCCCACCCGTCTTCACCGACCAAAAAGTGCCCAGCAGAAAGCTCGATTGGGGCGCTGTCGGTCAAGTAAACCAGCCGAGGCTGGTTGCGAGACATCGAAGTCACCACCCGACGCACCGCCCCGATCGACGAACCATAGAAATCATGGTTGCCAAGCACGAAATAGATCGGCAAGGGAAACGTTTCGGCGATCCGACCGAGCTGAAAGAAGACATCCTCGGCTTCGGAGAGATCGCCGGTGACCAACAGCCCACGCAGGTCGCCGACCGGATGCCCCGCTACCCACTGATCCCAAGCTCGCAGAGTTGCATGATTAAGGTGAATGTCGGATGACCAAGCGAGCCTAACTAAGCCACCACGGCTTTCGACAGGCCGGGCGAGAGTCGGCATTCGGCGAGATCGATCAGACATAGCATTACCGAAAGCCTCGGCGGCTTCCGCTACGGATGGGAGCCGAAAGCCGCTGACAAGTGCTTCAATCCAGTTCGATTCCTGGCCTGCCGAATGGCGCTAGCCGCAGTTTCCGAGTAATCACCGGGCCAGCGCTCTTCGGCTGAAAATCCAAACTCCAAAATGGAATCTAGACGGGGCGCTAGCTAGCCGCGCTAGCGGTGCCGGCTGCCGCGGCAAGTGCATCAGCCTTGTCGGTCGCTTCCCAAGTGAACGTGTCACCCTCGCGTCCAAAGTGGCCACCCGAAGTGGTCGCCTTGAATACGGGACGACGAAGCTTCAAATGCTCGATGATCCCGGCCGGTGATAGCGGGAAGTGCTCCCGAACCAACTCGCACAATTTGGCATCGGGAATCGCCCCGGTACCTTCGGTATCAACATGCACACTGACCGGTTCACTGACGCCGATGGCGTATGCAAGCTGAACTTCACAACGCTCGGCCAGACCTGCCGCGACAATATTTTTAGCGACGTAGCGA carries:
- the rplL gene encoding 50S ribosomal protein L7/L12, which gives rise to MSEEGAAVAEYSDDTKSMGDKIAELTLKQAKELSDYLKDVHGIEPAAGGAVMVAGGAAGGGEAEAEAEKTEFDVVLTGFGDKKLNVVKVVKNLTGASLMEAKKMVEGVPATLKEAVSKEDAEKIKAEIEEAGGSVELK
- a CDS encoding metallophosphoesterase family protein, translated to MPTLARPVESRGGLVRLAWSSDIHLNHATLRAWDQWVAGHPVGDLRGLLVTGDLSEAEDVFFQLGRIAETFPLPIYFVLGNHDFYGSSIGAVRRVVTSMSRNQPRLVYLTDSAPIELSAGHFLVGEDGWGDGTVGDYVGSPVRLNDFALIEDFAAQQPGEWLDRLMQLGRESAERLGSKLEGLPGNARVVHVATHVPPFRESCWYNGQTADDNWAPFFVCGQFGEVLLDYARAHPAVELQVYCGHTHSPGVAKMLGNLTVHTAGAVYGEPKVERLLELGSA